The genomic interval caacactgcacatcacccttattcttaaagatacacttcttctccattcctcaggcatcttctcactctctaaaaccctgttaaacagactagttaagaattccactgccgcctctcctagacacttccagacctccaccgggatgtcgtcaggaccaactgcctttccactcttcatcctcttcaaagccttcctcacttcatcctttctaatcttatctactttctgttccacagagttcaccccttctactctttcttccctctcatattcctcattcatcagctcttcaaagttctccttccatctcctctgtacactctcctcacttgtgagcacctttccatctctacccttaataactctaacttgctgcacatccttcccatctcgatccctctgcctagctaacctgtacaagtccttctctccatctctagtgtctaacctagtgtacaactcatcatacaccttctgcttggccttagacacctccctcttcactctgtgctgtaactccttgtattcctgtctattctcttcagtcctgtccatgtcccacttcttcttggctaacctcttcttctgaatactatcctgaacttcttcattccaccaccaagtctccttatcttctttcctccttccagatgacacacccaacACCTTCCTTCccgtctccctgatcacttctgctgtagtttcctagtcatctggcagcactacctgaccacccagagcctgcctcaacttctgtctaaattcctcacaacattcctcctttttcagcttccaccacttggttttcttctccatctctatctttgatctctgcttacagaccatcaaattcatcctacacaccaccatcctatgctgtctggctacactctctcccactaccactttacagtcactaatctctttcagattgcctcttctacataggatgtagtctacctgtgtgctcctacctccactcttgtaagtcactctatgctcctccctcttctgaaaacaatgtccatcctcttagcaaagtccactaccatctgtccttcaaggttcctttccttaactccaaacttgcccatcacctcctcatcacctgtgttcccctcaccaacatgtccattaaaatctgctcctatcaccactctctcccccgtgggaatactctctatcacctcatctaattcactccagaatctctctttctcctctaactcacaacctacctgtggggcataaccactaacaacattcaacatcaccccttcaacctctaacttcagactcatcaccctgtctgacactctcatcacctccagaacattcctgacaaactcctccttcaggaccacacctaccccatttctcttactatccacaccataataaagcagcttgaatcctgctcctatactacgagccttgttacccttccacctggtctcctgtacacacagtatatccaccttccttctgtccatcatatcagccagctctctacctttccctgtcatagtaccaacattcagagttcctattctcagtcctacactcttacctttcctcttctctctctgtctgcacactctccttcctcctctacttcttcgaccaacagtagcccaatttccaccagcgccctgtagatCAACAGcaccgatggcggtcgttgttaacccgggcctcgactgATCctgtatgaaatttagagtactgacgattcgtatggttaaatttggcaatgttttacgccggatgcccttcctgacgcaaccctctctatttatccgggcttgggactggcacagaagtcactggactgtgaccccatggctagattaaatAACTTAAATACCTTAATAACTTAAATcacttatttcatttattttatttttgccaccactctctctctctctctctctctctctctctcacacacacacacacatacacacagagtaaaGGCAGTGGGGTAAAGCAGTGAGACCCTTGGAGGTGACTCGTGATATGACAATCATTTAAACAGTAGAAATCTGAATAATTACAGAACCTCAGTAAAGTCAATTCTTGGTGAGGATTCATGCTGTTTCTGTTCTTCAGGAGACCAATGTGTTGGGGTTTAAAGGTCCTCGCAAGATGAGTGTCATTATTCCAGGAATGAACATGGATCATGAAAGAGTCTGTATTAGACCACGAAATGTGAGTGTTTCcgtgtttttaataaaacctACAGAGAGATATTAGTGCTAGAGTCTGAGAGCAGAAAACTAGTTCCTTCCACATCTGTCTCactcattacatttacagcagaaGCTCTTGTCCAGatcaacttacaatttatctcattttttacacATCTGTCTTGTTTACTGCAGGAGCATGAAACACTGTTGGCTCGCTGGCAGAATAAGAGCACCGAGAGCGTGATCGAGCTCCACAACAAGACGCCGGTGTGGAACGATGACACTCAGTCGTACGTGCTGAACTTCCACGGCAGAGTCACTCAGGCCTCGGTGAAGAATTTCCAGATCATTCACGACAACGACCGTGAGTTCagaaaaatatctaaatatctcACATTTCGATTCAGGAGCTTCAGGAGACACTGCCAGGTCtttaaacattaacactgagatacacattAAAATTTAGATTAATTTACACTTCAGCGTCTCTCAGGTCATCTcgtcaggtttaatgatgtagGTAGGaatcacacttacacacactcacacagtgaaCTACAGCGAAGATTCTCACCTTCCAGAAGAAGTACTAAAGTTTCTTCAGAGATATAAGATGAGTCTGTTAAACTAACATCTGCTGGAACTTCAGATgaaactacaactacaacaataataataataataataataataataataataataataataataatcttacaGCTTAAAGACTTTAACTCAGACCATCTCTTACAGAACTGTGTGACTATTTAAAGATCAGttcctcattttttttaataaaaaactgATTTACAAAAACAGAGTAAAACACAACAGTTTACTGAATTTTACtgtcatatttattataaatttgtaaaacagggtttaaaatgaaactgtaaaatagtgaacatttttacattttacattttattgctaataaatctgaaaacagtAAATGTCGTGTCCTTTGTGTGTTTAGCGGATTATATCGTGATGCAGTTTGGCCGCGTGGCTGAGGACGTCTTCACTATGGACTACAACTACCCCATGTGTGCGCTGCAGGCCTTTGCTATCGCTTTGTCCAGCTTTGACAGCAAACTGGCCTGTGAGTAAGAGCGTGACTCTGGGGACGTGAGGATGTGTGAGAGGATGTGATGATTCCCTCAGAAGGACTTCAGAGACCTGCAGAAGTCCTGATCTaactgacgtgtgtgtgagagcaggcaGGAGttcagactgacacacactgacctgcgaGAGGCGACGCTGAGGGAAAAAGCACAAAGCTGAGCCACCTACACGGCCGCTTCGTTCTTCTCACGCTAAAGtttcatgtgaaaatgaaaTATTGTGTACCTTCAATGCTACAGCACACGTGTTTTTATTAGCGGTGAAATCTCATCGTCCGTCTCATCGCTGGATTAGCCGCAGTTTTCTGAGTAACGCTAACGCTGCACACGCTAACTTCACCTCCCATCGCTCCTAACCACCTAATATCACTTTATAATCTTAATGTTGGACTTATTCTAATTTTGTAcagtaatattgtgtgtgtgtgtgtttctgactaaCAGCCATGTAATGTCTCATATCAATGCTTTCTGATGGCTTCATGCTGTCCGTgtgaagtgttttgtgtttctattttatttatgtatttatagatCATTCCTCTCACTGCTGTTATTTTACTCAACACCACAtcaacactcaacactgaaAAACATACGAAGACAGAATTATTGTTTACTGAGAGCTGTTTACATgctaaacacacagatactcatGAAAAGACAATGAACTAAACAGTGCACTTTATCTTGAGtgttgctgtagtgtgtgtgtgtgtgtgtgtgtgtgtgtgtgtgtgtgtgtgtgttctcatcagtgtgtttctcagtgaaagattaaattacaacaaacagaaaataaatttaCTGAATAAATCATGAGTGTtgcatttaaatgtatttgtattgaaATGTTCAGAATCGACACACATGATGTTCCATGATCATCATATTTAAATTACTGAATAAATTACCTGCTAGCTAATAAACTGGTCTCACTTTTGACCAAAAAAACACTTCCTGTAACAGTAAGAGACTATGAGACTCAGGAAACTGCAGATGAAGCATCAGAGGCTGAAACTCAAGCTACAGCTGAACAATTTTAAATAAGTGTTAGTTTCAGTATGCCCTGCGATGGattggtgacctgtccagggtgccCTGCCTATTGCCCTATGtacgctgggataggctccagcagacccccgtgaacctaattaggaataagcgggtatagacaatggatggatgtatcctatactatacaatactaaccctagtatttcaggaagaggtaggtttTCACCTTCTTGGAGAAGTTCATTCCGGTCCCAGAACAGAGAGGAGTCTTGATGCATACCTACCTCATACCCTGAGAAGTCATCTTGTCCTGTAGTcctaccacctgcccactggacCCAATCCCCTCAACACTGCTCCAGATCATCTCACAAGACCACCTGCCCTTCATCTCTACCATCATCAATGGTTCCATAACATCTGGTTATGTACCAACTGCCTCAAGAAATTAAGGCTTCCTTCCTGAAGAAGGAAGAAATCCTGAAGAAATCCCATCCTGAAGAAACCTGCACTGGATCCTTCAGATACCCAACCCCTAGACCTGAAGCACTTCTCACTTTACTTTCAGAAATCCTTGAACACAATGTTTATAATCATCTGTCTCTCCACTGCTCTCAGAACACACTCCAAGAgtccaaccagtctggcttctaAACGCTGTATTCCACCAGTAAATGTACCAGTGAAGGAGAAAAGGCTGCGTGATGTGGGGTAAAGCCACTGGGTTAGAGTCAAACATCTCAAATCTGAAATAATATTgataatgtgtgtatgatctgtcaCAGCACAGGAAGAGAAAATCAACAGCACAGATTTATTCAGAGGTCAGAGGTGAGGACACACTGCTCCCAGAAAtgagtctctctgtctccaaaATCCAagacaagaagaaagaaaagaggaaaaagcgGAGGCAATTACTGACATACGAGAACATTCCTCTGAATACTTTGTTTAATCTGAAgatgtgttacacacacacacacacacacacacacacacagacacggtatcagaaaatgacattaacacacactttatctaGAGAATGATGTTTAAAACCTGACAGAACTTTAGATTAAATTCagtctaaataataaaactaaagaTGTTTTCCAAAAAACAAACCATCTTGTGTGTTCATTAAATTCCCTCATCTGACTTCACTTcagcaaacacaacacaacacaaacacaacacaacacaacacaaacacaacacaacacaacacaaacacaacacaacacaacacaacacaaacacaacacaacacaacacaacacaacacaaacacaacacaacacaacacaacacaaacacaacacaacacaacacaaacacaaacacaacacaacacaaacacaacacaacacaacacaacacaacacaaacacaacacaaacacaacacaacacaacacaaacacaacacaacacaacacaacacaacacaaacacaacacaacacaacacaaacacaacacaacacaacacaacacaacacaaacacaacacaacacaaacacaacacaacacaacacaacacaacacaacacaacacaaacacaacacaacacaacacaaacacaacacaacacaacacaacacaaacacaacacaacacaaacacaacacaacacaacacaacacaaacacaacacaacacaacacaaacacaacacaacacaacacaacacaacacaaacacaacacaacacaaacacaaacacaacacaacacaaacacaacacaacacaacacaaacacaacacaacacaaacacatacacaacacaacacaacacaacacaacacaacacaaacacaacacaacacaaacacatacacaacacaacacaacacaacacaacacaaacacaacacaacacaaacacatacacaacacaacacaaacacaacacaacacaacacaaacacaacacaaacacaacacaacacaaacacaacacaacacaacacaaacacaacacaacacaacacaaacacaacacaaacacaacacaacacaaacacaacacaacacaacacaacacaaacacaacacaacacaacacaacacaacacaaacacaacacaacacaaacacatacacaacacaacacaacacaaacacaacacaaacacaaacacaacacaaacacaaacacaacacaacacaacaaaaacacaacacaacacaaacacaacacaaacacaacacaaacacaacacaacacaacacaacacaacacaaacacaacacaacacaacacaaacacaacacaacacaacacaacacaaacacaacacaacaatcttgAGAAATGTGTaggaattataatttattaaacactccgaaataaacaaacaaacaaacagcagaaatcaaacaaaaatgATCACAGACGACCTAAATATACCTGTGATGATAAAAAAACTATGATCTGGTGTTTGCTTTCTGGttataacttttttatttaagtttagTTTAGTATACTttggtttagtttattttagtttattttagattaaaaGTAATTCACCATCAGAGCCTGGAGTTTGTTCTggacagtgaaatgaaatccGGTCAGTTTTCCTTCTTCTGGTTCTTGCAGCGCATCCTGAGCCCCGGAGCTTCAGCTGCTCCTGACTGTTCAGACTTAATCACAGCTTCAGGTTTATACATGAGAAGGAAGTCGATTAGATCAACTTCCTGTTCCTCAGGATCACATGTGAACCGAGTGCTGAAGCCCAGACGCTCAGCCTCCATCAGTGGGTCGtcctcctccatctccatctcctcctccatctccattacatcatcatcttcatcttgcTTTTCCTCAAtcacatcataatcataatcatcatcatcatcatcatcatcattatcgtcTTCAGGAGCTTCTTCTTCCACCTCCTCATCTTCATATCTGCAACCAACAGCGCCTCCTTTTGGATAGTGGAAGATGTGCCTGTGATTACTGAACGTTATCTGTCTTTTCCTTCCAGGAGTTTCTCCTTCCTTCTGATTTCCTGAATCTGGAATCTTCTCTTTATCAGTAGAATTACAAACCAGACAAGGTTGGTCTTCactgctctcctcctcttcttcttcatcctgtTTATAATCTTCTTCATCagcatcatcttcattatcatctttttgttctctcttttcAAGTTCACCATCATCCTTCATCCCTTTAGTATCTTCATCCGtttcatcctcctcttcttctctctgcaTTCTTTCAGCCAGTTCCTCAGGTGTAGGAACATCTCCATGAGGCTCCTCCAGGATGATACTTGGATATCGGTATCTGGAAAGCGGCACCTCATACTGAGGAAAGGTTTCTTCTGGATAACCTGAGGAGCCAaagaacaaaataacacactcataaagaaatctttattttagataatgatttaaattattAGATACTTTATGAGTTATGGAAGCTCTTCAGAtgtgcagcagtgtgtctgGAAGCTCTGCAGATACTAGTCTCACTGAGCTGTAATTAATTTCTTCAGTGAGTCTGGCTCTAGGATAAAACCTTCACAGATAAAATGACATTAGGTGAGAGTGAGATATTTTACCCTCCCAGTGTGCTGTATACGGAGTTTCCTCAGCTTCCACCTCAGGGGTGACATCATCCAGCATCTGTCCCTCCACCAAAATCTGTGTGATCTTCATCATGTGCTGGAGTTTTCTCTCTTCATGTGCACTTCTGTGACCAGGACAACACACAGAGTTCAGAGCAACATCCTGAGAAACACAGAATTTTCACTTCCAGCTCTtcaggtgtgaggtgtggacTAGGAGGATGAAGACATTCCCTCATCACCTC from Hemibagrus wyckioides isolate EC202008001 linkage group LG10, SWU_Hwy_1.0, whole genome shotgun sequence carries:
- the ric3a gene encoding protein RIC-3: MLVSGIQRITLLSCLILSMTLFFPKVFLSGEKEKVVLQSEAAGPGNLPMLRFRHEASTGDDDDDDDECSPESLSTSQKLKIFSQTKTFQKSSLLSHVAPIYGFGIFLYIIYVFYKLTDKHRATGHHCSFSILIPEHTAQETPEDEMTQTSSKQMEGQRERGTSKSLPNPARSAHEERKLQHMMKITQILVEGQMLDDVTPEVEAEETPYTAHWEGYPEETFPQYEVPLSRYRYPSIILEEPHGDVPTPEELAERMQREEEEDETDEDTKGMKDDGELEKREQKDDNEDDADEEDYKQDEEEEEESSEDQPCLVCNSTDKEKIPDSGNQKEGETPGRKRQITFSNHRHIFHYPKGGAVGCRYEDEEVEEEAPEDDNDDDDDDDDYDYDVIEEKQDEDDDVMEMEEEMEMEEDDPLMEAERLGFSTRFTCDPEEQEVDLIDFLLMYKPEAVIKSEQSGAAEAPGLRMRCKNQKKEN